In Capsicum annuum cultivar UCD-10X-F1 chromosome 11, UCD10Xv1.1, whole genome shotgun sequence, one genomic interval encodes:
- the LOC107846878 gene encoding protein SODIUM POTASSIUM ROOT DEFECTIVE 2: MKSIDLFCASPASTAICSSMDQRTMVRHGIRHQIDRKIDRLGDPRTPKIKTPIPCSSHQLPFDPKNYYHQKNQKSQDGKLRRKSSADVADLGGSSRYLLSDSTTPFIDFLSSSDNCISGDAKALVPSKPVRAKSTNERLMYRSSSTRSVESPVYKPSSTYSNDLCVYKSTRSCPREQVVELRVSIHCKGCEGKVRKHISKMEGVKSFNIDLASKKVTVIGDVTPLGVLTSISKVKSAQFWPSPTTSSSSSSSSFSSMV; this comes from the exons ATGAAATCCATAGATCTTTTTTGTGCTTCTCCTGCTTCCACGGCCATATGTTCAAGCATGGATCAACGTACTATGGTCCGTCATGGCATAAGACATCAAATTGATCGTAAAATCGACCGATTAGGTGACCCACGGACACCAAAAATCAAAACTCCGATACCATGTTCTTCTCATCAACTTCCATTCGATCCGAAAAATTACTAccatcaaaaaaatcaaaagagcCAAGATGGAAAATTACGTCGAAAAAGCTCAGCTGATGTAGCTGACTTAGGTGGTTCCTCTAGGTACTTGTTAAGTGATAGTACTACTCCATTTATAGATTTCTTATCATCATCTGATAATTGTATTTCTGGTGATGCAAAAGCTTTGGTTCCTAGCAAACCTGTAAGGGCTAAAAGTACCAATGAGCGGCTCATGTATCGATCTTCATCGACTCGTTCGGTCGAATCTCCGGTCTATAAACCTTCATCAACTTACTCAAATGATTTGTGTGTCTATAAATCAACCCGTTCATGCCCCCGTGAACAG GTTGTGGAGTTGAGGGTGTCAATCCACTGCAAAGGTTGTGAAGGGAAAGTTAGAAAACATATATCCAAAATGGAAG GAGTGAAATCATTTAATATAGATTTGGCTTCAAAGAAAGTTACGGTCATCGGCGATGTGACACCCCTAGGAGTATTGACAAGTATTTCTAAGGTGAAAAGTGCACAATTTTGGCCATCTCCAACTACTTCTTCGTCTTCGTCTTCGTCCTCCTTTTCTTCAATGGTCTAA